From Juglans regia cultivar Chandler chromosome 6, Walnut 2.0, whole genome shotgun sequence, the proteins below share one genomic window:
- the LOC108996798 gene encoding wall-associated receptor kinase 2-like, translated as MAFNGNLLQPLLVLGELIVLMILVASVASKPNSGCDRRCGSVEIPYPFGTSEGCYLDSTFLITCNNTIIHGPKPSLGPEMFVEDISVLDGELRVSNPVASLCKELKISKGGNKRKAEQCSAGDPYSRCTYDDREPIRRSVKDAGTSVLEHSGNKGKPIPQSTNQAMPCSKGDPYSRCISDGREPISISVNYSGNSALFKLSNFRISNKRNKITAVGCGVYSFIQGSVEQKGFTTGCLSLCNSNASDVVNGSCSGIGCCQTSIPNGPTEFDLSVRSLSEYNTKTLDIGECAYGFIVDEKAYNFSSSDFSNLLNRKTVPLVLDWAVGNETCEDAKKNKNSYACKATHSYCYNSSNGPGYRCNCSDGYQGNPYLPVGPDSCQDIDECNSLEKPCAGNATCTNTDGNYTCTCRHGYEGDGRMPPGIGCRPRESQSRIIAIALGISSGLLVLLLGSSLVYCVLQKRKLIKLKEKWFQQNGGLMLQQRLPNQTGSTETAKVFSTEELEKATDNYSKSRVLGQGGYGVVYKGILSDNRVVAIKKSKIGDQSQIEQFINEVILLTQINHRNVVKLLGCCLETEVPMLVYEFITNGTLSEHLHDKSRSSLLSWDKRLKIATESAGALAYLHSEASMPIIHRDVKTANILLDENHTAKVSDFGASRLVPLDQTQLTTLVQGTLGYLDPEYFHTSHLTEKSDVYSFGAVLAELLTGKKVISLDRPESERNLATYFVSMVKDDRLVEVLDDNIHNGSYIEELKKVANVAKRCLSVKGDDRPSMKEVAVELDGLRVQGKKARKEANLNTEESEYFLHPSTHSLSIDVGVGYSSTSTIDSMGNQALKPTDDGR; from the exons ATGGCCTTCAATGGAAACCTTTTGCAACCTCTGCTAGTACTTGGGGAACTGATCGTGTTGATGATTTTAGTAGCGTCAGTAGCATCTAAACCCAATTCAGGATGTGACCGTAGATGTGGAAGTGTTGAAATCCCCTACCCATTCGGAACAAGCGAGGGTTGTTACCTTGACTCAACATTTCTCATCACTTGTAACAACACAATAATACATGGGCCAAAACCATCTCTGGGCCCTGAAATGTTTGTCGAGGACATATCAGTATTGGATGGGGAACTGCGAGTCTCAAACCCCGTAGCCAGTCTTTGTAAAGAACTCAAGATCAGCAAGGGCGGCAACAAACGAAAGGCTGAACAATGCTCTGCAGGGGATCCTTACTCAAGATGCACCTACGATGACCGGGAGCCTATTCGTAGAAGTGTCAAGGACGCTGGCACCTCTGTCCTCGAGCACAGCGGCAACAAAGGAAAACCGATACCGCAAAGCACCAACCAAGCTATGCCATGCTCTAAAGGGGATCCTTACTCAAGATGCATCTCTGATGGCCGGGAGCCTATTAGCATAAGTGTCAACTACAGTGGCAACTCTGCCTTGTTCAAGCTGTCAAATTTTCGCATTTCAAATAAGAGGAACAAGATTACTGCCGTGGGTTGTGGCGTTTATTCGTTTATTCAAGGCTCTGTGGAACAAAAGGGCTTCACTACTGGATGCTTATCACTCTGTAACTCCAATGCCAGCGATGTGGTTAACGGGTCATGCTCTGGTATTGGCTGTTGTCAGACTTCTATCCCGAATGGACCGACCGAATTTGATCTAAGTGTTCGGAGTTTGAGCGAGTACAACACGAAAACTCTTGACATCGGTGAATGTGCTTACGGCTTTATAGTGGACGAaaaagcatacaacttttcatcCTCGGATTTCTCAAATTTACTAAATAGAAAGACTGTACCCCTGGTGCTTGATTGGGCAGTTGGGAATGAGACATGCGAAGATgctaagaaaaataagaatagCTACGCATGTAAGGCAACGCATAGTTATTGTTACAATTCCAGCAACGGCCCTGGGTATCGTTGCAATTGCTCCGATGGTTATCAAGGGAACCCATACCTCCCTGTTGGACCTGACAGTTGCCAAG ATATCGACGAGTGCAATTCGCTTGAGAAACCTTGCGCTGGTAATGCAACATGCACCAACACTGATGGAAATTACACATGTACTTGTCGACATGGGTACGAAGGAGATGGGAGGATGCCACCCGGCATAGGTTGCAGACCTAGAGAAAGCCAATCTAGAATTATTGCTATTGCACTCG GTATTAGCAGTGGCCTCTTAGTGCTCCTTCTGGGAAGTTCTTTGGTATATTGTGTACTGCAGAAAAGAAAGCTCATTAAACTCAAAGAGAAGTGGTTCCAACAAAATGGTGGCCTGATGTTACAACAAAGACTTCCAAATCAAACAGGATCCACAGAGACAGCAAAAGTCTTCAGCACTGAAGAACTTGAGAAGGCAACCGACAATTACAGCAAGAGCAGAGTCCTCGGCCAAGGAGGCTACGGCGTTGTTTATAAAGGAATATTGTCGGATAATAGAGTGGTTGCGATTAAAAAGTCAAAAATTGGAGATCAAAGTCAGATTGAGCAATTCATAAATGAGGTGATTTTGCTTACTCAAATCAACCATAGAAATGTTGTTAAACTATTAGGTTGTTGTTTGGAAACAGAAGTGCCCATGCTAGTCTATGAATTCATCACAAATGGAACACTTTCTGAACATCTTCATGATAAAAGCCGATCTTCCTTACTCTCATGGGACAAACGTCTTAAGATAGCAACAGAAAGTGCAGGGGCCCTTGCATACTTACATTCTGAAGCTTCCATGCCAATTATACACCGAGATGTAAAAACTGCAAATATACTTTTGGATGAAAACCACACAGCAAAAGTATCAGATTTTGGAGCTTCAAGACTCGTTCCTCTTGATCAAACACAATTAACTACTTTGGTGCAAGGGACATTAGGATACTTGGACCCTGAATACTTTCATACTAGTCATCTAACAGAAAAAAGTGATGTCTATAGCTTTGGTGCTGTATTGGCAGAGTTACTGACTGGTAAGAAAGTGATTTCCTTGGATAGGCCTGAAAGTGAGAGAAATTTGGCAACATATTTTGTTTCTATGGTAAAAGATGATCGCTTAGTAGAAGTTCTTGATGACAACATTCACAATGGAAGTTATATCGAAGAACTAAAGAAAGTTGCTAATGTTGCAAAAAGATGCCTAAGTGTTAAAGGAGATGATAGGCCTAGTATGAAGGAGGTGGCAGTGGAGCTTGATGGATTGAGAGTTCAGGGAAAGAAGGCGAGGAAAGAAGCTAATCTCAACACAGAAGAGAGTGAGTATTTTCTTCATCCATCCACACACTCTTTAAGCATTGATGTTGGCGTTGGCTATTCTTCCACAAGTACCATTGATAGTATGGGGAATCAAGCACTAAAACCAACAGATGATGGCAGATAA